CACAGCCACAGCAGCCTCAAGTGCAGCAGTCCACGGAGTCCGGGCATCCCGGCAACGCCGTCCCGGAGGGCGAGGCCCCTGACGGCTACACCCCCACCGCGCGCGACCTCCCGGTAATCGGCCGCGGCGGCCCCGGCGACACCGTCCAGGTGCAGATCAACCCGTCGGAGACGCCCGCCGCCGACGGGCCCGGCCCGCTCTTCGTCGTCGGCGATGTCCACGGCTACCTCGACGAACTCCTCGCGGCCCTCACCGAACAGGGCCTCATCGACGCCGAAGGCCAGTGGGCCGCGGGCAACGCCCGGCTCTGGTTCCTCGGCGACTTCACCGACCGGGGCCCCGACGGCATCGGCGTCATCGACCTCGTCATGCGGCTCTCCGCCGAGGCCGCCGCCGCCGGCGGCTACTGCAAGGCCTTGATGGGCAATCACGAACTGCTGCTGCTCGGCGCCAAGCGGTTCGGCGACACCCCCGTCAACTCCGGGGCCGGCACCGCCACCTTCCAGGCCGCATGGTTGCTCAACGGCGGCCAGAAGTCCGATATGGACCGTCTGCAGGAAGTCCATCTGCAGTGGATGGCGCGTCTCGACGCCATCGAGCTGGAGGACGAGCATCTGCTGATGCACTCCGACACCACGGCCTATCTCGACTACGGCGACTCGATCGAAGCGGTCAATGACACCGTCCGCGAGACCCTGACCCGCAATGACGCCGACGAGTGCTGGGACCTGTTCCGCAAGTTCACCAAGCGGTTCGCCTTCCGCGACGACGGCGGCCCGCAGGCCGTACGCAAACTGCTCTCGGCCTACGGCGGCCGACGTGTTGTGCACGGCCACAGCCCCATTCCGTATCTGCTCGGAGAGGTGGGTACCGAGGACGGTGAGGACGGCGCGCGTCCGGTTGTAGAAGGCCCGCATGTGTATGCGGACGAGCTCGCAATCGCCATGGACGGCGGCGTGACCATGGCCGGAAAACTGCTTGTGGTCGAACTCCCGCTG
This portion of the Streptomyces sp. NBC_01750 genome encodes:
- a CDS encoding metallophosphoesterase, which translates into the protein MTQGAGQGPVVRTATLRDFRVPPYAQVPVQSEEPQPAAPQQHAPQPQPQAQAQQRQAPQPAAPQQHAPQHQAPQPQARAQQTQPEAQQPQPQQPQVQQSTESGHPGNAVPEGEAPDGYTPTARDLPVIGRGGPGDTVQVQINPSETPAADGPGPLFVVGDVHGYLDELLAALTEQGLIDAEGQWAAGNARLWFLGDFTDRGPDGIGVIDLVMRLSAEAAAAGGYCKALMGNHELLLLGAKRFGDTPVNSGAGTATFQAAWLLNGGQKSDMDRLQEVHLQWMARLDAIELEDEHLLMHSDTTAYLDYGDSIEAVNDTVRETLTRNDADECWDLFRKFTKRFAFRDDGGPQAVRKLLSAYGGRRVVHGHSPIPYLLGEVGTEDGEDGARPVVEGPHVYADELAIAMDGGVTMAGKLLVVELPLHN